A portion of the Lolium rigidum isolate FL_2022 chromosome 1, APGP_CSIRO_Lrig_0.1, whole genome shotgun sequence genome contains these proteins:
- the LOC124682701 gene encoding uncharacterized protein LOC124682701, with translation MAAESWWCWPLSAWLSSGACFLFFNAIVCVVAVLSWGRGGGDATLSARRKRLTRSASSMVMDRLRSMSTMFSFNYTSDEYDSITPPASQFHHVHGCYDAPQEEVGHEMRQAASEVEPEPAVLPAVESVTATMARPAPSAPVAAAAAAASTSGNGKEEPETWEEMSTPAAAKGVATLERLRKWKVPGIVERRAFAEIEEMAEVNARAERFIRQFREDLKLERLNSILARKC, from the coding sequence atggcggcggagtcttGGTGGTGCTGGCCGCTGTCAGCGTGGCTCAGCTCTGGGGCGTGCTTCCTCTTCTTCAACGCCATCGTCTGCGTCGTGGCCGTGTTGTCctgggggcgtggcggcggcgatgcAACACTGTCGGCCAGGCGCAAGAGGCTCACCCGGAGCGCGTCGTCCATGGTCATGGACCGCCTCCGATCCATGTCGACCATGTTCTCCTTCAACTACACCTCAGACGAGTACGACAGCATCACGCCGCCGGCGTCGCAGTTCCACCACGTGCACGGGTGCTACGACGCGCCTCAAGAAGAAGTGGGACATGAGATGAGGCAGGCGGCGAGCGAGGTGGAGCCGGAGCCAGCCGTACTACCGGCGGTAGAAAGCGTGACGGCTACCATGGCTCGACCGGCACCGAGCGCGCCtgttgcagcagcagcagcggcagcgtCAACGTCAGGAAACGGTAAGGAAGAGCCCGAGACATGGGAGGAGATGTCAACACCGGCCGCCGCTAAGGGCGTTGCTACATTGGAAAGGCTGAGGAAGTGGAAGGTGCCGGGTATCGTCGAACGGCGAGCGTTTGCAGAGATCGAAGAGATGGCGGAGGTGAACGCGCGGGCCGAGCGGTTCATCCGGCAGTTCCGGGAGGATCTCAAGCTCGAGCGCCTCAACTCCATTCTTGCAAGAAAATGTTGA
- the LOC124653237 gene encoding uncharacterized protein LOC124653237, translating into MAAESWWCWLSSGMACFLFFNAIVCVVAVLSWGRGGGDATLSARRKRLTRSASSMVMERLRSMSTIFSFNYSVDEYDSITPPASHPHHLQGYYCASQEERGEEMSQAASEEEPEPLVAVAESMTTTMARPKPSVSIASAAAAEVCAATSTTGNGKEEPETQEEMTTPDPAAAKGAATLEGLRKWKVPSIVERRAFAEIEEKAEVNARAERFIRQFREDLKLERLKSILTRKC; encoded by the coding sequence atggcggcggagtcttGGTGGTGCTGGCTCAGCTCTGGCATGGCGTGCTTCCTCTTCTTCAACGCCATCGTCTGCGTCGTGGCCGTGTTGTCctgggggcgtggcggcggcgatgcAACACTGTCGGCCAGGCGCAAGAGGCTCACCCGGAGCGCGTCGTCCATGGTCATGGAGCGCCTCCGATCCATGTCGACCATCTTTTCCTTCAACTACTCTGTGGACGAGTACGACAGCATCACGCCGCCGGCGTCGCACCCCCACCACTTGCAAGGGTACTACTGCGCGTCTCAAGAAGAAAGGGGAGAGGAGATGAGTCAGgcggcgagcgaggaggagccggAGCCACTCGTAGCGGTGGCCGAAAGCATGACGACGACCATGGCTCGACCGAAACCGAGCGTGTCTATtgcatcagcagcagcagcggaagTATGTGCAGCGACGTCGACGACAGGAAACGGGAAGGAAGAGCCAGAGACACAGGaggagatgacaacgccagacccgGCCGCCGCCAAGGGAGCCGCTACGTTGGAAGGGCTGAGGAAGTGGAAGGTGCCGAGTATCGTCGAACGGCGAGCGTTTGCGGAGATAGAAGAGAAGGCGGAGGTGAACGCGAGGGCCGAGCGTTTCATTCGGCAGTTCCGGGAGGACCTCAAGCTCGAGCGTCTCAAGTCCATTCTTACTAGAAAATGTTAA